The stretch of DNA AGATATTGCAGACCAATAATTTCTTCATCGCTAATTATAACTAGCCGTTCAATTACATTTTCTAATTCCCGCACGTTGCCGGGCCAATTATAGCGTTCAAAAGCAAGCAACACCTCCGGTTCAAAACGTTTGTTAGTTTTATGCTTGGAATTAAATATTTCTAGGAAATGGATGGCAAGGGGAATGATATCGTCGGTACGCTTCCTTAATGGTGGTATATTTATGGGCACTACATTTAGCCGGTAATATAAATCGGCCCGGAAAAGGCCATTTTGTACCATTTTTTCGAGGTTACGGTTGGTAGCAAATATAATGCGTACATCAAATTTATAAGGTTTTGTTCCACCAATACGAAAAATTTCTCGATCTTGAATGGCCCTTAGCAGTTTGACTTGTAGATTTAATGGTAATTCGCCGATTTCATCCAGTAATAGCGTACCTTCGTGGCTGAGTTCAAAATAGCCCATTTTGCCAGTTTTTTTAGCTCCTGTAAATGCGCCTCCTTCATAACCGAACAGCTCGGACTCAAGGAGGTTTTCCGGTATGGCGCCGCAATTTATTTGTAAAAACGGTTTTTGAGCGCGAGGGCCGGCCTGATTAATGATTTTGGCAATAACCTCTTTCCCGACTCCTGATTCCCCGGTAATTAAAACATTAGAATTTACCTTAGCAACTTTAATAGCTAGCTCAAAAACCTGGTGCATGATTTTGCTTTTATAAATAAGTTTGTGATGACCCAACTGTTTGGCTCTTAATTCCTGTAATTCCTGAGCTTCCCTATTGTCCTCGTCCAGTTCTCTTAGGATGTTCAATTCATTAATATCCCTGATATTACATACAACCCGGTATACTTTGCCTTGACGGTCAAAAACCGGACTGCCGGTAATGAGTATTTCCTTGCCGGTTTTGATACGCTGCACGATGGTAACTGGTTTTTTTTGTTCCAGTACCATTAAGGCCACGGCTCTTGATACGGACCCTTCTTCCTCTAGTTCACGCACATTACGTCCAACGTTATTGTTCTTTTTTGAGAGGCCGGTTATGCGTTCATAACTTGTATTTACCCTTAGTAACGTGCCGTTTCCGTCTATAATACCGATGCCGTCATAAAAGGATTCGAGAATATCCTCTAATTCATTTACTAAATGCTTCAGCCGTTTATTTTCGCTGATTAAAAAATCGGGATCAATCATGATGAGCTCTCCTTCTAAAAAATTCTTGCGCATAAATTGCAGAATATTCTGTTATATTTGCGCATTTTTATTGTGGTACATTACTATACCAGTCAAATAATATTCCTACATTATTTACTTGTTTCACAATTCTAGCACGTTGATGACAATATGACCTACCTTTAAGTGGTAAATTTTTGAACCATATATTTATTTTATTTATTCTTAGGTAAATGGTTAATACCGTTAGACCCTAAAAAAATACCAGGTAGTTAATTATTTTGACCATTGAAACCTTATGGCAGCGGTTAGATCGTTTATGGAACTAAGTTTGCTAAATAATAACTAAAAATCTTAAATTAAATTAAATGAGAGGGGGCCATGATTGGTATAGTTATAAATCAATACAAGGTGTGGTGCTCTGAAAAAAATTATTATAATAAATGGGTTGAAGTCCCACTAAATACAGAAATATCATAACATAATATGGTTGCTATGGACAAGAGGTACTGTTTTATGCTTTTGTAAGGAGGTACGTTTGAGTTGCTGCAATTAATTATCCAAGGGCGGGGTGGGCAAGGAGCCCAAAAAGCTGGGGAGATTTTAGCTGAAGCCTTTTCCCGGGAAGGAAAACACATCCAGGCGTATGCTACATATGGTGGAGCCAGGCGTGGCACGCCCGTTAGTGCTTTTCTCAGGGCGAATGACCGGCCCATTCGAATGCGCTGTGACATAGATAACCCCGATGTAATTATTTGTTTTGATGCTAGTTTACTGACTGATGCTTTATTAAGCAAGGCCGGTGAAAATACTATGCTGTTGATAAATTCCGCGAACTCGCCCGATCATTTTGCTTCTTTGGGAAATTTTAAAATAATTACTGTGGATGCCATTAATATAGCCCAAACTAACCAGCTGGGGCGGATTGTCAATACCACCCTGGTGGGTGCATTTGCGGGCCTTATAAATGAGCCGAAAATTGATGGATTAATTGAGGTAGTTAAAGAAAAAAGTCCAGCCAAGATTAAACAGAATATTCAAGCTTGCTTGCAGGGGTTTCATTTAGCTATGGAAGGGGGGAAGAAATAAATGCCAACGGAAACTAAAAAAATACCACCCGTTTGGACTACTGGGTGGACGGATATTATTAACACCGGGACTTGGCGTAGCGTCATTCCAGAGCATCAACAGCGTCCTTCTCCCTGTCAGGTTGCTTGTCCCCTTGGTGGTGATATACCGGTTTGGTTGCAGCAGGTCAGAGAAGGGCAATATTATGCAGCCTGGCTGACCTTAGTTGCAAACAATCCTTTTCCAGCTGTTACCGGACGTGTTTGTCACCATCCGTGTGAAATTAATTGTAACCGGAGTGAGTATGATGGATCTGTAACCATTAATGCTTTGGAACAGTTTATCGGTGACTTGGCTTTGCAAGAAGGGTGGACCTTGCCAGCCCCTGCCCCCGGTAATGGTATCCGGGTGGCAGTTATTGGCTCCGGACCGGCTGGTTTATCATGTGCTTACCAGCTTAGGATGCGTGGTTTCGAGGTGACTGTTTTTGAAGCGCAGTCTGAAGCTGGTGGAGTTTTACGTTACGGCATTCCTGAATATCGGCTACCGAAAGAAATTGTCTCCCAGGAGATCCAGCGCCTATTAGCGTTTGGTATTAAATTGCAAACCAACGCTATTGTTGATGATAATATAATAGCACAATTAGAAAAGGAATATGCGACCATATGCATTGCTATAGGTGCACCCAAGGCCAAAATGTTACCTCAATTTGCTACGGGTGATCCCAGGGTTTTAAATGGTTTGCAGTTCTTATTGCATATAAATCAAAATAGCATTCCTTCTTTAGGTCAGCAAGTGATTGTGATTGGCGGGGGGAGCGTGGCTATGGATGTGGCCAGATCAGCTCGCCGTCTGGGCAAACAAGTGCAGGTGCTGGCTTTGGAAGATAAATCAGTACTGCCGGCCCAGGCTGAAGAAGTACAGGAGGCTTTGGAAGAAGGAATAACGATTATAGACGGGGCAATGGTGCAAGAAACGGCCGAGGATAATAACCGGCTTATTCTAAACTGTATTAAGGTGGTTTTGGATCCTGCGGCACCCGCTGGGGTGTTAAGGCCTGTTGTGGTTTCAGGAACCGATTTTCAAATTGTTGCTGACACGGTAATTCTAGCTGTGGGGCAGGACCCGGATTTAGATAGTTTTGCCAAAAGTTTTCCAATAAAAAATAATTTGGTAGATGTTGACACAAACCAGTCTGTTGGCCGGGCGGGGATATTTGCCTGTGGCGATGTTTCCAATTCCATGCGTTATGTGTCTATGGCCATTGGTGCTGGAAAACAGGCTGCCCGTGGCATGGAGGCGTTTTGTACCGGTCGGTCAGCAAATGACAGTAGCGCGGGAGTACCGCCGGAACCGGTATTATATAAGGAAATAAATACTTTTTATTTCCCCAAAGTTTCCAGAAAAGAAAAACAAGTGGTGGTTCCCGAACTGAGGGTGCAAGACTTTCGGGAAGTTAAGCTGGCTTTTAGTGAAGAGGATGTTCAAATTCAGGCTGAGCGTTGCTTTAGTTGCGGGCACTGTCTTAAATGTGATAATTGTTATTACTATTGCCCTGATATGGCCATTATTAAAGTTTCCACGCCTGAACCAAGTTATGGGATTGCAGACCAATATTGCAAAGGGTGTGGGCTATGTGTGGAAGAGTGTCCTCGTGGAGCGATCATACTTAAGGAGGTGAAACGATGAGCCAAGGACATACCCGCATGTTATTAAATGGCAATCATGCCGTTGCCCATGGTGTTAAATTGGCCCGGCCAATGGTGGTTCCGGTTTATCCCATCACCCCGCAAACTCCCATAGTAGAAAAGATATCTGAATTTCAGCTGCAGGGGGTCATGGATGCAGATTTAATGACTATGGAATCCGAGCATTCTGCTATGGCTGCCTGCATTACGGCATCTTTAACAGGAGTGCGGGTTTTTACAGCAACCGCCTCCCAGGGGTTAATGTTGATGCATGAAATGCTTCATTATGCTTCCGGGGCGCAAACTCCCATCGTGATGTGTAATGTAAATAGAACCATTGGCTCACCCTGGGGTTTTTGGCCGGATCAGACGGATAGTTTAGCCCAGCGGGATACCGGCTGGATTCAATACTATTGTGAAAGCGCCCAGGAATCCCTTGATACAATACTACAGGCCTATTGGGTTGCGGAAAAGGTGTTATTGCCGGCAATGGTTATGCATGAGGCTTTTTATGTATCGCATGCTTTAGAAACAGTTGATGTACCGGATCAGGAAATCGCTGATACCTATTTGCCACCTTTTAGTCCGTATCACCGTCTGGACCCGGAAATTGGAGCATCATGGGGCAACGTAGTCAATCAGGATATGTTTTACCGGCATCGCCAGACACTGGGTCAATCTATGGAAAAGGCGATTGAAGTTGCACTGGAAGCCGATATGTTATGGGAAAAACTCACCGGGCGTGGGTACGGGGTGATTGAGGAACACCGATGCACTGATGCGGAAATAATTATCGCCACCACGGGCAGTATGGCCGGCACGGCCAGAGAAGCAGTAGATCAACTACGGGATAGTGGAATGCCGGTAGGATTGCTGAAAGTTAAATTGTTCAGGCCGTTTCCGGTTGAACTAGTGCGCCGGGCTCTGGACGAAATACCCAGGGTAATAGTTTTAGATCGCAACTTTGCCCCTGGCACCGGTGGTTTTTTACATCAAGAATTAAAGGCCGCTCTTTATGGTTTGAAAAACGGGCCGGTGATCTACGGCTATTTAACCGGGGTCGGCGGCACCAATGTACCGCCTGATAAAATTGCCGGTTTGGTGCGGGAGTCCATGGAAGAAGAACCTGTAAATTCATCGGTCTGGAAGGGGTGATTGACGTGGCATATACAATTGTCGAGGAAAAAATTTTTTGTTCCGGCCACCATGCTTGTCCTGGTTGTAATGCGGCTCTTGCCTTTCGCTATATAACGAACACATTGGGTCAGAATACTATTGCCGTGGTTCCCCCTTCATGCGGTGCTATCATTTCCGGTCCCCAGCCGTTAAGCTCCATGCGGATACCGGTTTATCAAACCACCCTGGAAGCCAGTGCTGCATCAGCCGCCGGTATCAAGCGCGCATTAAAAGCACAGGGGAAAGATCATATCAATGTGGTGGCCATTGCGGGGGACGGTGGAACCTACGACATCGGTTTTCAGTCCCTGTCTTCAGCTGCGGAGCGTAATGAAGATATTATCTATATTTGCCTGGATAATGAAGGGTATATGAATACCGGAGCTCAGAAAAGCTCATCAACACCTTACCTTGCTTATACCACTTCCACCCCGGGTGGCAAACCCACAGCTAAAAAGAACGTGGCTGAAATAATGGCGGCGCACCGTATTCCTTATATGGCCACTGCCACCACCGGTTACCTGGACGATTTGGTATACAAGGTGCGTAAGGCTAAAGATATAAAAGGAATGCGATTTATTGTTATTCTTGTTCCCTGCCTGGATGGGTGGGGGGTCGCCGATCATGAAGGGGCTAAAATATCTCGACTAGCGGTGCAAACTGGTGTGTTTCCATTATATGAAGTGGAAAATGGCATCAAATATGCGCTTAATTATGGTTCACAGGGCATTCCGGTGTCAAATTATATAACTCGCCAGAAGCGCTACCGTCACCTTTCCTCGGAGCAGATAGACGAGATTCAACAAGTGGTGAACGCGGACTGGGAAAACTTTAAAGTTAAGTTTAACGCTTAAAACAGTATATTTTAAGTGTAGTATATTCCATGGTAATAAATTAATGTTGCCATGGTTCAAATTTTTACTTATTTTAGATGTAGCATTAAATGGTTTTTGTGATATAATTTAGTAGGCTTGTCTGGGTGTAATTATAATATCGTTTAGTGAATAGTTTCAATATTTACAATAGTTACAATAAGGGAGGTAAAAATTGACTATACAAGAAAATAAACGGCAACAAAAGCTAGAGCGTGATTGGAAAACCATGATCGTTATCTCTCACGATTTCTTTCACAGTTGGCGTAGGGCGGTATCGGAAAAGTATGGTGACGCTGCAATGGAGCAGCTTACCTACAGGTTTTGGGAACTAATCGGCCAAAATACCGCTGCCCAATATAAGAAAGGCAAAGTCGACTCTGCAAGTGCTGAACAGCTAGCCCGGGCCGTAGCCCGCAGCAGTGAAATAATGGGTGAAACGGTACGTGTGGAACAAGAAGGAGACGCCTGGCTTTTAATTCACGATGCCTGCCCGTGGATCAAATCCTACCAGCAGGCCGGTTATCCCGGCCAGTGTCGTTCGGGCTGTGATAAATGGTTCAGCGCCACTGTGGCCGAACTTGCATCCGGTATTGCTGTGGAAACAACCGCTTGCTTGGCTGATGGAGATAAATGGTGTATTAGAAAGTTTTACACTAAGTTGACTGAATAATTGATAATAACAAAATTTTATAAAAAAGAGGTTTAAGGTGTAATATAAGAGGTCGGGATATTAAAGAAAGTGAATAAGAAAAACGGTCGGGAAGTCCCATGGGATTGCCCGGCTTTTTCTATTCAAATACATGGTTTTGGTTATTGATAAGGCACTGGTCAGTGATCGTTTAAGGATGATAATAATTGCCAGTTAAATTTTTTGTGCAATTTTTTATAACAGCCGGGAAGTGTAACAATGACATTAAAGATTTGGGAAGTAGTGGTTTTGTAAAAGTAATCGTTAAGGAGTGAAATAAAATGGCTAATGTGGATCAAGTGTTGTTTAAAAGGGCAAATAGGTTTATCATTAATTCTTATCGTAAAAAACGGGGGGGAGGAGAAGGAGCCGGGTTAATGGAAAAGCTATTTGCACAGGCAGTTTCACAACTTTTTGATAAACAAGATAAGGGAATTGATGAGGAGTTAGAAGTGCTTTTAGATGTTATTTATGAGACTTTTTATTCCACTTTGTTCGAAGACATAGCGGTGGAAAGTAAAGTTAGGTGGTTGATGAAACTTGTTTCCGCCATATACCTGCAATATTTGAATGATATTTTGGAAAAGGTCGGCAAGGAAAAGGAACTATCTGAAGAAAATTTACGCAGGGGAATAGTTGCTGCACAGGAGAATGAACGGCGAAGAATTACTATTATGCTGCATGATGATGTGATTCAGTCCCTGGCCGGTGTTTTGTTGCAGGTTCAGATGGTCAGCCAGATGATAAAAGAAGGATTAAATAATGGATTAATGGATGTTCGTAAGTTGTTGGTTGAACTTGAAGAAACCGTTAGAAATACTATTAAAAGTTGCCGGTTGACTACCAGAGACGGGGATACATTTTTGCTGGAAAAGGCCGGTTTTATTCCCGCGGTGGAAAGTTATATTTTAGGTTTTAAAAATAAAAATGGTATAAAAGTAATTTTAGATTTCAAGGATGCTGATCTGATAAAGGCTCAAATGAACATTCATTTGTTTTATATTATAAGAGAAGCTCTTACAAATATTAAAAAATATGCAGAAGCTTCATTGATATCTGTGATGATAGGAAAAGTAGAAAACGAGCTGGTATTGAACGTTAAGGATAATGGAAAAGGATTTCTTTGGGATGAAAATAATAGTTTTATTTCCGAGGTATCTTTAGTCAATCATTTTGGATTATTTTGTATTGAACAACGCACAAAAATATTGCGGGGAAAGTTAACTATTAATACTGCACCGGGGTATGGGACGGAATTGATAGTTAAAGTGCCAATTGATGAACTAGAATTAGATAAGCCAATTGTAAAAAGCAGGAGGGGGTCGCCATGGATACGATCAGGATACTAATAGCTGATGATCATACTGTTTTTTGTGATTGTCTAAAGAAGGTATTGGAAATGCAAACTGATTTCAAGGTTGTCGGTATTGCTAAAAATGGACCGGAAGCTGTGAGGAGAGCTGAAGAAACCAGACCTGATGTAGTACTAATGGATGTTCAAATGCCTGTTTTAGACGGCATACGTTCAACCCGGCTAATCAAAGAACGGCTTCCTTCGACAAATGTAGTAGTATTATCAATGCATACGGGTAATCAATATGTCATGGATTCCATTGATGCGGGGGCACATGGATATCTTTTAAAAGATTTTAGCATAGACGAAGTGGTTCAAGCTGTACGTTCAGCGGCGAAAGGAAATCATATGTTAACGAGGGCTATTTTCCAGAGGTTATTTCAACAGACCGGGGCCAACGATGAATCAACCAAATTGTATGGTATAACATATCAACTGACAGAACGTGAGTTGCAGGTTATTTCGTTGGTTGCAGCCGGTTTGACCAATAAAGAAATAGGAAATGAGCTTTGTTTGAGCTATAGCACAATTAAAAACCATCTTTCAAACATATTTGGGAAATTACACTGCTCTAACCGGGCTGAGCTGGTTAATAAAGCCATACATGAAAACTTAATCAAAACAGTAATTAAAGAATTGTAAAGAGTTAAACAATCTAGAATAAAAATAGTCCATTTGGATATCCCCAAAAAGGAAGGACGGCCCTTTGTTTTCGATAACTAAATATTTAGAATAATGATATAAATCTGATTATTTAAAAGGAGGGATATAGTGGGCTATAAAATTGGGATTGATGTGGGTGGAACTTTTACTGACTTTCTGGTTAGTGATGAAACGGGTAACGCGGAGGTTTTTAAAGAGTTAAGCACACCAAAGGATCCTTCGGAAGGGGTTTATAAGGGGCTTCAATTGATAGCAAACTCAAAAGGACTATCTCTTACAGATTTACTTAATTCAGTAGATATAATTGTGCACGGAACGACGATTACAACCAACGCTGCACTGACAGGTAAGGGAGCCAAAACCGGTTTTATTACAACCAAAGGATTTAGGGATGTCCTGAATATGCGGCGTGGGCTCAAAGAGGACCAGTATGAAACGAAATATGGTCCACCTTTTCCGCTTGTGCCAAGAAAGTTAATTCAAGTTGTCGAAGAGCGGATTGATTGCGAGGGTAATGAGCTGATACCTTTAAATGCCGGGGATGTTGAGCAGGCCATAGCTGTTTTTCGGGAGCACGGGGTTGAATCAATTGGGGTTAGCTTGATGTTTTCCTTCTTCAATCCCAACCATGAAAAAACTGTCGCCCAAATGCTGGAGAAAGAACTGGACGGAGTGTATGTATCATTATCCAGCGAGGTTCTCCCACAAGTGCGATTTTATGAAAGGAACAGCACAGTTGCGCTTAATATTTATGTGGGTCCCATTTTAAAACGCTATTTAAATAAACTTTTGGATAGACTTCAAGCTAATGGTTTTCATGGTAGTTTATTAATTATGCAGTCAAATGGAGGGGTAATGTCTCCTGAAGTAGCAATGCGTTTTGCAGCCAATACCCTTCTTTCGGGACCGGCAGGCGGACCTACGGCAGGGCTTTTTTACGGAAATGTTCACAGCTTAAATAATATTATTACGGTTGATATGGGCGGTACCAGTTTTGATGCCTGTCTGGTCAAGGATGGTGCTCCCTCCATTACCGTTGAGGCAAGTATAGCCCGACATAGACTGGCTTTACCGATTATGGATATTCACACCATTGGTGCGGGCGGTGGCAGTATAGCATGGATAGATTCCGGTGGTCTACTTCAGGTGGGGCCCCAAAGTGCAGGGGCTGACCCGGGCCCTGCTTGTTATGGTCTGGGCGGTTCCGAGCCTACTGTGACTGATGCAGATTTGCTGCTAGGCTACCTTGATCCTAAATATTTTCACGGGGGCAGGATGAATCTTAATATGGCGGCAGCAAAGCGAGCGATAAAAGAAAAAATTGCAGATAAATTGGGACTAACAGAAATCGAGGCTGCCAATGGTATATATCAGATTGTTAACTCGAGTATGGCTGCTGGGTTAAGAGTGGTATCAGTTGCCCGGGGATATGATCCAAGGGAATTTGCGTTAATCTGTGCTGGTGGAGCAGGGCCCATTCATGCCGGTATGATTGCTCGCGAGTTGGAAATTCCCATGATCATTATTCCAAAAGCCTCATCGGTGTTTTGCGCTGCTGGAATGTTAATGAGCGATTTAAGGCACGATTATGTTAGAACGTATGCTACACCGTTTGACCGGGCGAATCTTGACCGGATAAATGAGTTGTTTAAACAGATGCAAGAGGAAGCGATAGCAACTTTAAACCATGAAGGAATATCCAGTGAAAGAACCTATCTCAACTATTCAGTAGACCTACGCTATGAAGGACAATTTAATGAAGTGGAGGTCGCCCTTCCTGAAAGCTCACTGCGTGAGGGTGTAACATCGTTTGAACTCAATTATACGCTAAAGGAATTCCACAAGAAGCACGATTTGCTATATGGCTATTCATTGCCCGGTGCCCCGACGGACTTAATTAATTTGAGAGTAACTGCGAAAGGGATAACTGAAAAACCTTCAATGAAGAAAACCAATTTTATGGGACCCGATCCTTCAATCGCATTTAAACATAACCGCAAAGCATTTTTTAACAATGAAATAATTGATGTTCCAGTATACGATGGTTTGAAAATGGGTTATGGCCATTTAGTTAAAGGGCCGGCAATTATAGAAGATCCTACAACTACCATTATAGTTACTGAAAAGCACGATTTAACCTGTGATGAATACGATAACTTTATTATGTTCCGAAAAGGGGTCAGTGTGTTGGATACCATGGAAAAATTAAGGAGGGGGTTCCATGTCTAATATTGATCCAATTATCACTTCAGTATTGGATAACAGGTTTAGCGCGATATGTTCAGAGATCGGTCAAACGATGTTAAGGACATCTCGATCCCCTATTTTTAGTGAAGCTAGAGATTTTGTATCCGCCATATTTGACCGCCATTGCCGTTTGATCGCTCAAAAGGATTACGTCCCGGTTTTAAGCGGAGCGGCTCCTTTTGCATTAAAGGCAATTGCACAGCATTTTGGGGGAAGGATTTATGAGGGGGATATTTTTGTTCTTAACGACCCTTACCGTGGAAACAATCATCCTCCTGATGTTACTGTGGTTAAACCTGTTTTCTATAAAGGGGAATTAGTGTTTTGGTCCATGGCCAAGGGACACCATGCGGATGTAGGCGGCGGTGGGGTCGGTGGTTATAATCCCCTGGCTACCGACGCGTGGACTGATGCTTTTCGTATTCCCCCGGTTAAACTTTATGAAAAAGGAATAAAGCAACAGGATATATGGGATATGATTTTAATTAATGTGCATATTCCGTTCTTGGTAGAAGGAGATTTGCAATGTCAGGTTGGTGCTACAAATATCGGTGCAAGAGGATTGCTGGATTTAATTGGAAAATACGGTATTGAAGTAGTGGACAGTGCAATTGATGAAATTTTTGATGCATATGAAAAAAGGATGCAAACAGAAATTCAAAAGATACCAAACGGTACTTATTATGCGGAACGGAAGATTGATCACGATGGCGTAGATAACAATAAGCTTGTAACCATTAGGCTGGCGCTAACTGTATCAAACGAGGAGATCGTTTATGATTTTACTGGTACCGATGCCCAGGTAAAAGGTTTTTTAAATAGTCCTTACCCCAATACGGTATCCTCAGCTTATATTTCTCTGTTTTCCACTATCGAGAACAAAGTTAAGATTAACGAAGGCTCAATAAGACCGATAAGTGTAATTGCGCCCGAGGGAACACTCTTGAATCCGCGTGAACCTGCACCTACCACTGCCTGTACAGTACCAACATGCGAAGCTATAACCGAAGCTGGGTGGTATGCTCTGGCTCAAGCGGTGCCACACCTCAGTCAGGCAGCGTGGAATAGGTGGGCCGCCCCTGCCAGCGGCGGGTTTAATCCAAAAACAGGAAAGTTATTTGGTGATATTCATTTTATGTCTAAAGGAGGGGGTGGTGCAACCAAGGGTTTTGATGGCTGGGACCATATGGGCACAGTGTGTACCCTGGGCGGTCTTCGTGCACCGGACCCTGAACTGCATGAACTGGTTGATCCTTATTTAATCCTGAACTATGAATATTTATCGGACTATTCCGGCTCCGGCCAGTGGAGGGGCGGTAATGGTGTACATTATAGGTGGAAAGTTATGGCGGAAAATATTGCCCTGGCGATGTTTGGGAGCGGTGTTAGGGATGAAACAGCACCCTTTGGCTTAGAAGGGGGAATGCCGGCACCCAAAACAAGTCAATTTCTGGTTAAACCTGATGGAAGAAAAGTCTGGCTGGATGTTAATTGTTTTGTGCATCCGGAGAAGGGTGACATCATCGAAATTTTTTCATCAGGTGGGGGGGGATTTGGTAATCCGAAGCTGAGGCCGGTTGAAAAAGTAATAGAGGATGTTGAAAACGAATTAATCTCTATTGAAGTTGCCAGGCGTGATTATGGTGTGGCTATTGATCCCTCAACTTGTCAAGTAGATTTGGAAGCGACAAAACAGCTGCGGGAAGGTATTTAGAGTAATATATAAATTAAATTCATGCGGTAAGCCGTTAAAAGCCGTTTAAATTAAAATAAATATTGTTTTTTGAGGAGGGAAAACATTGGGGGTTATCGGTGATCTTCTTAGAAGGACTTCTAAGGTTTACCCGGATAAAGTTGCGGTTATAGATAAGTTGGGAAAGTATACTCCATTTGATACCCGGTATAATTGGCGGGAATTTAACGCAAAAGTGAACAGATTGGCTAATAGTTTATTGAAAATGAACCTTCAATCGCAGGATAGAGTCGCTATCTATTCCGATACTCGCAGCCAATTTTTTATAACCTATATGGCCCTGGCCAAAGCCGGTTTAGTAACCGTCCCAATTAATACTGCCTATAAAGGTGATGAGCTTGCTTATCTAATAAGCAATTCCGGAGCCCGTGCCGTTATAGCAGACGTTGACAGGTTGCCGGCGTTACGGGCTATTTTGCCCAATTTGACAGATGTGCAATATGTTATTGGACTGGGCAAAGGCCATTATGTTGATCATGATTGCCAATTTGATTTTAACACATTGATGTCTGAAGGTTCTGAAAAAGAACCTGCGGTGGTGGTGGATGAACAAG from Desulfoscipio gibsoniae DSM 7213 encodes:
- a CDS encoding 2-oxoacid:acceptor oxidoreductase family protein — its product is MLQLIIQGRGGQGAQKAGEILAEAFSREGKHIQAYATYGGARRGTPVSAFLRANDRPIRMRCDIDNPDVIICFDASLLTDALLSKAGENTMLLINSANSPDHFASLGNFKIITVDAINIAQTNQLGRIVNTTLVGAFAGLINEPKIDGLIEVVKEKSPAKIKQNIQACLQGFHLAMEGGKK
- a CDS encoding NAD(P)-binding protein, whose translation is MPTETKKIPPVWTTGWTDIINTGTWRSVIPEHQQRPSPCQVACPLGGDIPVWLQQVREGQYYAAWLTLVANNPFPAVTGRVCHHPCEINCNRSEYDGSVTINALEQFIGDLALQEGWTLPAPAPGNGIRVAVIGSGPAGLSCAYQLRMRGFEVTVFEAQSEAGGVLRYGIPEYRLPKEIVSQEIQRLLAFGIKLQTNAIVDDNIIAQLEKEYATICIAIGAPKAKMLPQFATGDPRVLNGLQFLLHINQNSIPSLGQQVIVIGGGSVAMDVARSARRLGKQVQVLALEDKSVLPAQAEEVQEALEEGITIIDGAMVQETAEDNNRLILNCIKVVLDPAAPAGVLRPVVVSGTDFQIVADTVILAVGQDPDLDSFAKSFPIKNNLVDVDTNQSVGRAGIFACGDVSNSMRYVSMAIGAGKQAARGMEAFCTGRSANDSSAGVPPEPVLYKEINTFYFPKVSRKEKQVVVPELRVQDFREVKLAFSEEDVQIQAERCFSCGHCLKCDNCYYYCPDMAIIKVSTPEPSYGIADQYCKGCGLCVEECPRGAIILKEVKR
- the porA gene encoding pyruvate synthase, whose product is MSQGHTRMLLNGNHAVAHGVKLARPMVVPVYPITPQTPIVEKISEFQLQGVMDADLMTMESEHSAMAACITASLTGVRVFTATASQGLMLMHEMLHYASGAQTPIVMCNVNRTIGSPWGFWPDQTDSLAQRDTGWIQYYCESAQESLDTILQAYWVAEKVLLPAMVMHEAFYVSHALETVDVPDQEIADTYLPPFSPYHRLDPEIGASWGNVVNQDMFYRHRQTLGQSMEKAIEVALEADMLWEKLTGRGYGVIEEHRCTDAEIIIATTGSMAGTAREAVDQLRDSGMPVGLLKVKLFRPFPVELVRRALDEIPRVIVLDRNFAPGTGGFLHQELKAALYGLKNGPVIYGYLTGVGGTNVPPDKIAGLVRESMEEEPVNSSVWKG
- a CDS encoding sensor histidine kinase, yielding MEKLFAQAVSQLFDKQDKGIDEELEVLLDVIYETFYSTLFEDIAVESKVRWLMKLVSAIYLQYLNDILEKVGKEKELSEENLRRGIVAAQENERRRITIMLHDDVIQSLAGVLLQVQMVSQMIKEGLNNGLMDVRKLLVELEETVRNTIKSCRLTTRDGDTFLLEKAGFIPAVESYILGFKNKNGIKVILDFKDADLIKAQMNIHLFYIIREALTNIKKYAEASLISVMIGKVENELVLNVKDNGKGFLWDENNSFISEVSLVNHFGLFCIEQRTKILRGKLTINTAPGYGTELIVKVPIDELELDKPIVKSRRGSPWIRSGY
- a CDS encoding sigma-54 interaction domain-containing protein, which gives rise to MIDPDFLISENKRLKHLVNELEDILESFYDGIGIIDGNGTLLRVNTSYERITGLSKKNNNVGRNVRELEEEGSVSRAVALMVLEQKKPVTIVQRIKTGKEILITGSPVFDRQGKVYRVVCNIRDINELNILRELDEDNREAQELQELRAKQLGHHKLIYKSKIMHQVFELAIKVAKVNSNVLITGESGVGKEVIAKIINQAGPRAQKPFLQINCGAIPENLLESELFGYEGGAFTGAKKTGKMGYFELSHEGTLLLDEIGELPLNLQVKLLRAIQDREIFRIGGTKPYKFDVRIIFATNRNLEKMVQNGLFRADLYYRLNVVPINIPPLRKRTDDIIPLAIHFLEIFNSKHKTNKRFEPEVLLAFERYNWPGNVRELENVIERLVIISDEEIIGLQYLPFNNIKSEDTTGLSIEVLKPVPLQIATEILEKKIIAKALLLSGSTRKAAKILGVTHPTVIRKAQKYNL
- a CDS encoding L-2-amino-thiazoline-4-carboxylic acid hydrolase; this encodes MTIQENKRQQKLERDWKTMIVISHDFFHSWRRAVSEKYGDAAMEQLTYRFWELIGQNTAAQYKKGKVDSASAEQLARAVARSSEIMGETVRVEQEGDAWLLIHDACPWIKSYQQAGYPGQCRSGCDKWFSATVAELASGIAVETTACLADGDKWCIRKFYTKLTE
- a CDS encoding thiamine pyrophosphate-dependent enzyme, producing MAYTIVEEKIFCSGHHACPGCNAALAFRYITNTLGQNTIAVVPPSCGAIISGPQPLSSMRIPVYQTTLEASAASAAGIKRALKAQGKDHINVVAIAGDGGTYDIGFQSLSSAAERNEDIIYICLDNEGYMNTGAQKSSSTPYLAYTTSTPGGKPTAKKNVAEIMAAHRIPYMATATTGYLDDLVYKVRKAKDIKGMRFIVILVPCLDGWGVADHEGAKISRLAVQTGVFPLYEVENGIKYALNYGSQGIPVSNYITRQKRYRHLSSEQIDEIQQVVNADWENFKVKFNA